The following are encoded together in the Bos javanicus breed banteng chromosome X, ARS-OSU_banteng_1.0, whole genome shotgun sequence genome:
- the NBDY gene encoding negative regulator of P-body association produces the protein MGDQPCTSGRSTLPPGNTRETKPPKKRCLLAPRWDYPEGTANGGNTTLPSTPPPASPGLKSHPPPPEK, from the coding sequence ATGGGGGACCAACCTTGTACCTCCGGGAGATCCACGCTCCCACCTGGAAACACGCGGGAAACGAAGCCTCCAAAAAAGCGCTGCCTCCTAGCTCCACGTTGGGATTATCCTGAAGGAACGGCTAACGGAGGTAACACCACTCTCCCTTCCACACCTCCTCCAGCATCACCGGGCCTGAAGTCGCATCCACCTCCTCCGGAGAAGTAG